A genomic segment from Brevundimonas sp. SORGH_AS_0993 encodes:
- a CDS encoding ATP synthase F1 subunit epsilon, which produces MAGKLNFSLVSPEREVFSGLVDQVDAPGVEGDFGVLPDHAPFMTALREGIVTVYNGGAKTQYDVQGGFADVNGEGLTILAERATEVVAA; this is translated from the coding sequence ATGGCCGGCAAGCTGAACTTCTCCCTCGTCTCGCCGGAACGCGAGGTCTTTTCGGGCCTCGTGGACCAGGTGGACGCGCCGGGCGTCGAGGGCGACTTCGGCGTGCTGCCGGACCATGCGCCCTTCATGACCGCCCTGCGCGAAGGCATCGTCACCGTCTATAACGGCGGCGCCAAGACCCAGTACGACGTCCAGGGCGGCTTCGCCGACGTCAACGGCGAGGGCCTGACCATCCTGGCCGAACGGGCCACCGAGGTCGTCGCGGCCTGA
- a CDS encoding serine hydrolase domain-containing protein, producing the protein MTDIEIHGSCDPRFGAVKDVFVANFSDAPEGLNEQAARFSVVLDGEAVIDLWAGWADTARTTAFNADTLAPVFSTGKAVMAILMATAVEAGQVDYDQTVASLWPAFGAAGKQAVTVAQLMSHQGGLPGFSEAVDPALWFDPQAVLERLAAQAPMWEPGTASGYHPVTVGYLANEVYRRATGRTMGQALRQDFPDLDLWIGLPEGEHGRVAQMRKPTAAPSLGPIDPIKQAAFLDRGSAPGGRGSAEWRRMEIPSANLHGTALGLARMLGVVAKGGRLEGRSVLSAGTLEQLTRERIHGPDKVLPYVVSWAAGLMRNDGLDVFGPGAALGHYGWGGSMAMADPSHRLSAAYVMTRQSPHLIGDPRPRRLLEALYSAL; encoded by the coding sequence ATGACCGATATCGAGATCCACGGCTCCTGCGACCCGCGCTTCGGCGCGGTGAAGGATGTCTTCGTCGCCAACTTCTCGGACGCTCCGGAAGGGCTGAACGAGCAGGCGGCCCGGTTCAGCGTGGTGCTGGACGGCGAGGCGGTGATCGACCTGTGGGCCGGCTGGGCCGACACGGCGCGAACGACCGCCTTCAACGCCGATACCCTGGCCCCCGTCTTCTCCACTGGCAAGGCGGTCATGGCCATCCTGATGGCGACGGCGGTGGAGGCGGGGCAGGTGGACTATGACCAGACGGTCGCGTCCCTGTGGCCCGCGTTCGGGGCGGCCGGCAAACAGGCTGTGACGGTGGCCCAGTTGATGAGCCACCAGGGGGGCCTGCCAGGCTTTTCAGAGGCGGTCGATCCGGCCCTCTGGTTCGATCCCCAGGCGGTGCTGGAGCGGCTGGCGGCCCAGGCGCCGATGTGGGAGCCAGGGACGGCGTCAGGCTATCACCCGGTCACGGTCGGCTATCTGGCCAACGAGGTCTATCGCCGGGCGACGGGGCGGACCATGGGCCAGGCCCTGCGACAAGACTTTCCCGATCTGGACCTGTGGATCGGCCTGCCGGAAGGCGAACACGGGCGCGTGGCGCAGATGAGAAAGCCGACGGCGGCGCCCAGCCTGGGCCCCATCGATCCGATCAAACAGGCGGCCTTCCTGGATCGCGGCTCTGCCCCCGGCGGCCGAGGCTCGGCCGAATGGCGCAGGATGGAGATTCCTTCGGCCAATCTGCACGGCACGGCCCTGGGGCTGGCGCGGATGCTGGGGGTGGTGGCGAAAGGCGGGCGCCTTGAGGGGCGATCGGTCCTGTCGGCGGGAACGTTGGAGCAGCTGACGCGCGAACGCATCCACGGGCCGGACAAGGTGCTGCCCTATGTCGTCAGCTGGGCGGCGGGGCTGATGCGGAACGACGGACTGGACGTCTTCGGGCCGGGCGCGGCGCTGGGTCACTACGGCTGGGGCGGGTCGATGGCCATGGCCGATCCGTCGCACCGCCTGTCGGCCGCCTATGTGATGACGCGCCAGTCGCCGCACCTGATCGGCGACCCGCGCCCGCGTCGCCTGCTGGAGGCCCTGTACAGCGCCTTGTGA
- the rarD gene encoding EamA family transporter RarD, with the protein MTRSLAANDPRAVGTAIACYTLWGLLPLLFMAMAAHGFGAPEILAHRAVWSVFVAGLVLLLAGQWGEAKQVLATPRIFAWLALSAIMIAINWSLYVFATTHHATLEASLGYYINPLLNMAAGAVLFRERIDRWSGAAIALAAVGVAIQTVALGHVPIIGLTLAVSFCAYAVIRKRVHASAQTGLFVECLVLLPFGALFLAWLATHGQATGFSSPSGLAWALVNGPATVIPLALFAWSARRLPLSTVGFIQFLAPTLQFACGVWAGEPLTVLRIASFVFIWAGAGVFALGAAFRSRAARRAVALAEPG; encoded by the coding sequence ATGACCAGATCCCTCGCCGCAAACGACCCCCGCGCCGTCGGCACCGCCATCGCCTGCTACACCCTGTGGGGCCTGTTGCCCCTGCTGTTCATGGCCATGGCCGCCCATGGATTCGGCGCGCCCGAGATCCTGGCCCACCGGGCGGTATGGTCGGTCTTCGTCGCGGGCCTGGTCCTGCTGCTGGCGGGTCAGTGGGGCGAGGCGAAACAGGTGCTGGCGACGCCGCGCATCTTCGCCTGGCTGGCCCTTTCAGCGATAATGATCGCAATCAACTGGAGCCTCTATGTCTTCGCCACCACCCACCATGCGACGCTGGAGGCCAGCCTCGGCTATTATATCAACCCGCTGCTGAACATGGCGGCGGGAGCGGTGCTGTTCCGCGAACGGATCGACCGCTGGAGCGGCGCGGCCATCGCCCTGGCCGCCGTCGGCGTGGCGATCCAGACCGTGGCCCTGGGTCATGTGCCGATCATCGGCCTGACCCTGGCCGTCAGCTTTTGCGCCTATGCGGTGATCCGAAAGCGCGTCCATGCCTCGGCGCAGACCGGACTGTTCGTCGAATGTCTGGTGCTTCTGCCCTTCGGCGCCCTGTTCCTGGCCTGGCTGGCGACCCATGGGCAGGCGACCGGCTTTTCATCGCCCTCCGGCCTCGCCTGGGCTCTGGTCAACGGGCCGGCGACGGTCATTCCCCTGGCCCTGTTCGCCTGGTCGGCGCGGCGTCTGCCCCTGTCCACCGTCGGCTTCATCCAGTTCCTGGCGCCGACGTTGCAGTTCGCCTGCGGAGTATGGGCCGGAGAGCCGCTGACGGTCCTGCGGATCGCGTCCTTCGTCTTCATCTGGGCCGGGGCCGGCGTCTTCGCCCTGGGGGCGGCTTTCCGGTCACGCGCCGCCCGACGCGCCGTGGCCTTGGCCGAACCGGGCTGA
- the atpD gene encoding F0F1 ATP synthase subunit beta: MTDTVAPAKKPAARKPAAKKAAPAAAPVSAAATGRIAQVIGAVVDVEFEGHLPAILNALHTQNVDQKTGEPFTLVLEVAQHLGENMVRAISMDTTEGLTRGQPVTDTGSSIQAPVGPGTLGRIMNVVGQPIDEAGPIKTTEYRPIHKDAPSFEEQSTSSEILVTGIKVIDLMCPYTKGGKIGLFGGAGVGKTVTMQELINNIAKAYGGYSVLAGVGERTREGNDLYHEMIESNVNVDPAKNDGSTEGSKCALVYGQMNEPPGARARVALTGLSIAEYFRDEEGKDVLLFVDNIFRFTQAGSEVSALLGRIPSAVGYQPTLATEMGNLQERITSTKKGSITSVQAIYVPADDLTDPAPAASFAHLDATTVLSRDIAAQAIFPAVDPLDSTSRIMDPLVIGEEHYQVARSVQEVLQQYKGLKDIIAILGMDELSEEDKLVVSRARKIQRFLSQPFFVAEQFTNSPGKFVELADTIRSFKGIVAGEYDHLPEAAFYMVGAIEEAVAKAEKMAAEA; encoded by the coding sequence ATGACCGACACCGTCGCCCCCGCCAAGAAGCCCGCCGCCCGCAAGCCGGCCGCCAAGAAGGCCGCGCCTGCCGCGGCCCCCGTCTCCGCCGCCGCCACGGGCCGCATCGCCCAGGTCATCGGCGCCGTCGTCGACGTGGAGTTCGAGGGCCACCTGCCGGCGATCCTGAACGCCCTGCACACCCAGAACGTCGACCAGAAGACGGGCGAGCCCTTCACCCTGGTTCTGGAAGTCGCCCAGCACCTGGGCGAGAACATGGTCCGCGCCATCTCCATGGACACGACCGAAGGCTTGACGCGCGGCCAGCCGGTCACGGACACGGGCTCCTCGATCCAGGCCCCGGTCGGCCCCGGCACCCTGGGCCGCATCATGAACGTCGTCGGTCAGCCGATCGACGAAGCCGGCCCGATCAAGACCACCGAATATCGCCCGATCCACAAGGACGCGCCCAGCTTCGAGGAACAGTCGACCTCTTCGGAAATCCTGGTCACTGGCATCAAGGTCATCGACCTGATGTGCCCCTACACCAAGGGCGGCAAGATCGGCCTGTTCGGCGGCGCCGGCGTCGGCAAGACCGTGACCATGCAGGAGCTGATCAACAACATCGCCAAGGCTTACGGCGGTTATTCTGTCCTGGCCGGCGTGGGCGAACGCACCCGCGAAGGCAACGACCTGTATCACGAGATGATCGAGTCCAACGTGAACGTGGACCCGGCCAAGAACGACGGCTCGACCGAAGGCTCCAAGTGCGCCCTGGTCTATGGCCAGATGAATGAACCGCCCGGCGCCCGCGCCCGCGTCGCCCTGACCGGCCTGTCGATCGCGGAATATTTCCGTGACGAGGAAGGCAAGGACGTGCTGCTGTTCGTCGACAACATCTTCCGCTTCACCCAGGCCGGTTCGGAAGTGTCGGCGCTTCTGGGCCGCATCCCCTCGGCCGTGGGTTATCAGCCGACCCTGGCCACCGAGATGGGCAACCTGCAGGAGCGCATCACCTCGACCAAGAAGGGCTCGATCACCTCGGTCCAGGCCATCTATGTTCCGGCCGACGACCTGACCGACCCGGCGCCCGCCGCCTCCTTCGCCCACCTGGACGCCACGACCGTTCTGAGCCGCGACATCGCCGCCCAGGCCATCTTCCCGGCCGTGGACCCGCTGGACTCGACCTCGCGGATCATGGACCCGCTGGTCATCGGCGAGGAACACTATCAGGTCGCCCGTTCGGTCCAGGAAGTCCTGCAGCAGTACAAGGGCCTGAAGGACATCATCGCCATCCTGGGCATGGACGAGCTGTCGGAAGAGGACAAGCTGGTCGTGTCGCGCGCCCGCAAGATCCAGCGCTTCCTGTCGCAGCCCTTCTTCGTGGCCGAACAGTTCACCAACTCGCCCGGCAAGTTCGTCGAGCTGGCCGACACGATCCGCTCGTTCAAGGGCATCGTCGCCGGTGAGTACGACCACCTGCCGGAAGCCGCCTTCTACATGGTCGGCGCCATCGAAGAGGCCGTCGCCAAGGCCGAGAAGATGGCGGCGGAAGCCTGA
- a CDS encoding F0F1 ATP synthase subunit gamma produces MASLKEMRNRIGSVKATQKITKAMQMVAAAKLKRAQDQAESARPYAQKMASVIANLAAGVSGADAPRLLAGTGGDRRHLIVVATADKGLAGGFSTNVIRAARERINSLIAQGKDVQIIAVGKKSRDQLARLYGDKLVRTFELSEHKTLGLPSAQPIAEMIATAFEGGQADVVTLFYSQFKSVISQVPTGKQLIPAVVEGDAKPIDLNGAVYEYEPSEEDILETLLPRNLTTQILAALYENQAGFFGSQMAAMDNATRNAGDLINALTLQFNRKRQAQITTELIEIIAGAEAL; encoded by the coding sequence ATGGCCAGCCTCAAGGAAATGCGCAATCGGATCGGAAGCGTGAAAGCCACGCAGAAGATTACGAAAGCCATGCAGATGGTCGCCGCGGCCAAGCTGAAGCGCGCCCAGGACCAGGCCGAAAGCGCCCGGCCCTATGCGCAGAAGATGGCCTCGGTCATCGCCAACCTGGCCGCCGGCGTGTCGGGCGCCGACGCGCCGCGCCTGCTGGCCGGCACGGGCGGTGATCGGCGTCACCTGATCGTGGTGGCGACGGCGGACAAGGGTCTGGCGGGCGGTTTCTCCACCAATGTCATCCGCGCCGCGCGCGAGCGGATCAACAGCCTGATCGCCCAGGGCAAGGACGTCCAGATCATCGCCGTCGGCAAGAAGTCGCGCGATCAACTGGCGCGTCTGTATGGCGACAAACTGGTCCGCACCTTCGAACTGAGCGAGCACAAGACCCTGGGCCTGCCTTCGGCCCAGCCCATCGCCGAGATGATCGCCACGGCGTTCGAGGGCGGTCAGGCCGATGTCGTCACCCTGTTCTACAGCCAGTTCAAGTCGGTCATCTCTCAGGTCCCGACCGGCAAGCAGCTGATCCCCGCCGTGGTCGAAGGCGACGCCAAGCCCATCGACCTGAACGGCGCGGTCTATGAATACGAGCCCTCGGAAGAGGACATCCTGGAAACCCTGCTGCCGCGCAATCTGACGACCCAGATCCTGGCGGCGCTGTACGAGAACCAGGCGGGCTTCTTCGGCTCGCAGATGGCGGCGATGGACAACGCCACGCGCAATGCGGGCGACCTCATCAACGCCCTGACGCTGCAGTTCAACCGCAAGCGCCAGGCCCAGATCACCACCGAACTGATCGAGATCATCGCCGGCGCCGAAGCCCTCTGA
- the atpA gene encoding F0F1 ATP synthase subunit alpha — protein sequence MDIRAAEISAILKSQIANFGVEADVSDVGSVLSVGDGIARIHGLDNVQAGEMVEFTKAGVKGMALNLERDNVGAVIFGADAAIAEGDDVRRLGEIVDVPVGKGLLGRVVNPLGEPIDGKGPIQFTERRRVDVKAPGIIPRKSVHEPMQTGLKAIDTLIPVGRGQRELIIGDRQVGKTAVAVDTILNQKNVNKTDDESAKLYCIYVAIGQKRSTVAQIVKTLEESGALEYTIVVAATASEPAPLQFLAPFAGTAMGEFFRDNGMHALIVYDDLSKQAVAYRQMSLLLRRPPGREAYPGDVFYLHSRLLERSAKLNEDYGSGSMTALPIIETQANDVSAYIPTNVISITDGQIFLESDLFYQGIRPAVNVGISVSRVGSSAQTKAMKKVAGTIKGELAQYREMAAFAKFGSDLDASTQKLLARGERLTELLKQPQYSPLAMEEQVVSVYAGTRGYIDGIATADVGRFEKELLARIHANHASLLEGIRTKKDLTSDLEAELKDILAAFVKTFA from the coding sequence ATGGACATCCGCGCCGCTGAAATCTCGGCCATCCTGAAGTCGCAGATCGCCAACTTCGGCGTCGAAGCCGACGTTTCCGACGTCGGCAGCGTGCTGTCGGTCGGCGACGGCATCGCCCGCATCCACGGTCTGGACAACGTCCAGGCCGGCGAAATGGTCGAGTTCACCAAGGCCGGCGTGAAGGGCATGGCCCTGAACCTGGAACGCGACAACGTGGGCGCCGTGATCTTCGGCGCCGACGCCGCCATCGCCGAGGGCGACGACGTGCGCCGCCTGGGCGAGATCGTGGACGTGCCGGTCGGCAAGGGCCTGTTGGGCCGTGTCGTCAACCCGCTGGGCGAGCCGATCGACGGCAAGGGCCCGATCCAGTTCACCGAGCGCCGCCGCGTCGACGTCAAGGCGCCGGGCATCATCCCGCGCAAGTCGGTTCACGAGCCGATGCAGACCGGCCTGAAGGCCATCGACACCCTGATCCCCGTCGGTCGCGGCCAGCGCGAGCTGATCATCGGCGACCGTCAGGTCGGCAAGACCGCCGTCGCCGTCGACACCATCCTGAACCAGAAGAACGTCAACAAGACCGATGACGAGAGCGCCAAGCTCTACTGCATCTACGTCGCCATCGGTCAGAAGCGTTCGACCGTGGCCCAGATCGTGAAGACCCTCGAAGAGTCGGGCGCGCTGGAATACACCATCGTCGTGGCCGCCACGGCGTCGGAGCCGGCCCCGCTGCAGTTCCTGGCGCCCTTCGCCGGCACCGCGATGGGCGAGTTCTTCCGCGACAACGGCATGCACGCCCTGATCGTCTATGACGACCTGTCCAAGCAGGCTGTGGCCTATCGCCAGATGTCCCTGCTGCTGCGCCGTCCGCCCGGCCGTGAAGCCTATCCGGGCGACGTCTTCTACCTGCACAGCCGCCTCTTGGAACGTTCGGCCAAGCTGAACGAAGATTACGGTTCGGGCTCCATGACCGCCCTGCCGATCATCGAGACCCAGGCCAACGACGTGTCGGCCTATATCCCGACCAACGTGATCTCGATCACCGACGGCCAGATCTTCCTGGAATCCGACCTGTTCTACCAAGGCATCCGTCCGGCCGTGAACGTCGGCATCTCGGTGTCGCGCGTGGGCTCCTCGGCCCAGACCAAGGCGATGAAGAAGGTCGCCGGCACCATCAAGGGCGAACTGGCCCAGTATCGCGAGATGGCCGCCTTCGCCAAGTTCGGTTCGGACCTGGACGCCTCGACCCAGAAGCTGCTGGCGCGCGGCGAGCGCCTGACCGAACTGCTGAAGCAGCCGCAGTACTCGCCCCTGGCGATGGAAGAGCAGGTCGTCTCGGTTTACGCCGGCACGCGCGGCTATATCGACGGCATCGCCACGGCGGACGTCGGCCGCTTCGAAAAGGAACTGCTGGCCCGCATCCACGCGAACCACGCCTCCTTGCTGGAAGGCATCCGCACCAAGAAGGACCTGACCTCGGACCTCGAAGCCGAGCTGAAGGACATCCTGGCCGCCTTCGTGAAGACCTTCGCCTGA